The following coding sequences are from one Dreissena polymorpha isolate Duluth1 chromosome 8, UMN_Dpol_1.0, whole genome shotgun sequence window:
- the LOC127842124 gene encoding fibropellin-1-like isoform X1, whose product MALKTIIQGAFFLLVCGYVCEADLDKCSGKACRDNSMCQEAHGVCTCQMGYSLNATNGICDDLDECANHFHDPCGHRGRCNNNVGSYICECLAGWTQTEHCFPNISENFLCLPGYSGDNCKDTVCGDNGYAKALNVNEFICICSHGWKNNLGDQHSVCNTDVDECTIPGVCNHIGRCTNTPGSFTCDCYPPWTGIDCSAYNCTKGKCHNGGTCEESVCSCVYPWTGTNCAEQINDVHTDVTKDRNTYLLDPLHISDRIFLYITFGVVGLLLLVVVVLSRSLCKKRSLSKKIPASSQQHTEFATSMK is encoded by the exons ATGGCGCTGAAAACAATCATTCAAGGAGCTTTTTTCTTGCTAGTG TGTGGCTATGTGTGCGAGGCAGACCTTGACAAGTGTTCGGGAAAAGCATGTAGGGATAATAGCATGTGTCAAGAAGCCCATGGCGTATGCACGTGTCAAATG GGTTATTCACTAAATGCTACTAATGGGATATGTGACGACTTGGACGAATGCGCCAATCATTTCCATGACCCGTGCGGACACAGAGGGCGCTGTAACAACAATGTTGGAAGTTATAT cTGTGAATGCCTTGCCGGATGGACACAGACAGAACATTGCTTCCCCAACATATCTGAAAACTTTCTTTGCTTGCCTGGCTATTCGGGAGACAACTGTAAAGACACAGTCTGTGGAGACAATGGCTATGCTAAAGCACTCAATGTGAACGAGTTTAT ATGTATATGCAGTCATGGTTGGAAAAACAATCTCGGCGATCAACATAGTGTTTGTAACACAGATGTAGACGAATGCACGATTCCGGGTGTTTGTAATCACATAGGGCGCTGTACAAATACACCAG GCAGTTTTACGTGCGACTGCTATCCGCCTTGGACCGGCATCGACTGTTCGGCATATAATTGTACGAAAGGAAAATGTCATAATGGAGGAACGTGCGAAGAAAGTGTTTGCTCATGTGTATACCCTTGGACGGGAACAAACTGCGCGGAACAAATCAACGACGTTCATACTGACGTGACGAAAGATCGAAACACATACTTGTTGG ATCCCCTTCACATATCAGACAGGATATTTCTGTACATCACCTTTGGAGTAGTTGGCCTGCTGCTGCTGGTTGTAGTTGTTCTCTCGCGATCtttatgtaaaaaaagaag TCTCTCGAAAAAGATACCAGCTTCGTCGCAACAGCATACAGAGTTTGCAACGTCGATGAAATGA
- the LOC127842124 gene encoding fibropellin-1-like isoform X2 — protein MALKTIIQGAFFLLVCGYVCEADLDKCSGKACRDNSMCQEAHGVCTCQMGYSLNATNGICDDLDECANHFHDPCGHRGRCNNNVGSYICECLAGWTQTEHCFPNISENFLCLPGYSGDNCKDTVCGDNGYAKALNVNEFICICSHGWKNNLGDQHSVCNTDVDECTIPGVCNHIGRCTNTPGSFTCDCYPPWTGIDCSAYNCTKGKCHNGGTCEESVCSCVYPWTGTNCAEQINDVHTDVTKDRNTYLLDPLHISDRIFLYITFGVVGLLLLVVVVLSRSLCKKRSLSKKIPASSQQHTEFATSMK, from the exons TGTGGCTATGTGTGCGAGGCAGACCTTGACAAGTGTTCGGGAAAAGCATGTAGGGATAATAGCATGTGTCAAGAAGCCCATGGCGTATGCACGTGTCAAATG GGTTATTCACTAAATGCTACTAATGGGATATGTGACGACTTGGACGAATGCGCCAATCATTTCCATGACCCGTGCGGACACAGAGGGCGCTGTAACAACAATGTTGGAAGTTATAT cTGTGAATGCCTTGCCGGATGGACACAGACAGAACATTGCTTCCCCAACATATCTGAAAACTTTCTTTGCTTGCCTGGCTATTCGGGAGACAACTGTAAAGACACAGTCTGTGGAGACAATGGCTATGCTAAAGCACTCAATGTGAACGAGTTTAT ATGTATATGCAGTCATGGTTGGAAAAACAATCTCGGCGATCAACATAGTGTTTGTAACACAGATGTAGACGAATGCACGATTCCGGGTGTTTGTAATCACATAGGGCGCTGTACAAATACACCAG GCAGTTTTACGTGCGACTGCTATCCGCCTTGGACCGGCATCGACTGTTCGGCATATAATTGTACGAAAGGAAAATGTCATAATGGAGGAACGTGCGAAGAAAGTGTTTGCTCATGTGTATACCCTTGGACGGGAACAAACTGCGCGGAACAAATCAACGACGTTCATACTGACGTGACGAAAGATCGAAACACATACTTGTTGG ATCCCCTTCACATATCAGACAGGATATTTCTGTACATCACCTTTGGAGTAGTTGGCCTGCTGCTGCTGGTTGTAGTTGTTCTCTCGCGATCtttatgtaaaaaaagaag TCTCTCGAAAAAGATACCAGCTTCGTCGCAACAGCATACAGAGTTTGCAACGTCGATGAAATGA